In the Solanum pennellii chromosome 5, SPENNV200 genome, one interval contains:
- the LOC107018604 gene encoding dehydrin HIRD11, whose amino-acid sequence MAGIIHKIEEKLHIGGGHKEEEHKKEEHKGEGHKKDEHKEGFVEKIKDKIHGEESGENHVNDKKKKKKDKKEKKEKKHDGHDSSSSSDSD is encoded by the coding sequence AATTGAAGAGAAACTCCACATCGGAGGTGGCCATAAGGAAGAAGAACACAAAAAAGAGGAACACAAGGGAGAAGGACACAAGAAGGATGAGCATAAGGAAGGATTTGTTGAGAAGATAAAAGATAAGATCCATGGAGAAGAAAGTGGAGAGAATCATGTAAAcgacaagaagaagaagaagaaagacaaaaaggagaagaaggagaagaaacaTGACGGACATGATAGTAGCAGCAGCAGCGACAGTGATTAG